Proteins encoded by one window of Oenanthe melanoleuca isolate GR-GAL-2019-014 chromosome 20, OMel1.0, whole genome shotgun sequence:
- the PTPN1 gene encoding tyrosine-protein phosphatase non-receptor type 1: protein MEIEKEFQRLDQAASWASIYQDIKHEASDFPCKVAKHPRNKNRNRYRDVSPFDHSRIKLNQGDNDYINASLIKMEEAQRSYILTQGPLPNTCGHFWEMVWEQKSRGVVMLNRVMEKGSIKCAQYWPRKEDKEMFFEDTNLKLTLISEDIKSYYTVRQLELENLTSQETREILHFHYTTWPDFGVPESPASFLNFLFKVRESGSLRPGQGPAVVHCSAGIGRSGTFCLVDTCLLLMDKRKDPSSVDVKQVLLEMRKYRMGLIQTADQLRFSYLAVIEGAKFIMGDASVQEQWKELSNEDLEPPPEHTPPPPRPPKRTSEMHNGRMHEHPEFLPRQQAEEEESRSSVSSAEETAPDGRARPAVPPSTDSTSLDTGARRRTVGESARLSPRKEEPGKESSEEEDENVVTTWKPFLVNICMFTFLTAGAYLCYRVCFH from the exons gacATCAAGCATGAAGCCAGTGATTTTCCATGTAAAGTGGCCAAACATCccagaaacaaaaatagaaataggtACAGAGATGTCAGCCCCT TTGACCACAGTCGAATTAAGCTAAACCAAGGAGACAATGACTATATCAATGCTAGCTTGATAAAAATGGAAGAGGCCCAAAGGAGCTACATCCTTACCCAG ggacCTTTGCCAAATACTTGTGGTCACTTTTGGGAGATGGTTTGGGAACAGAAAAGCCGTGGTGTTGTCATGTTGAACAGAGTGATGGAGAAGGGATCC ATAAAGTGTGCACAGTACTGGCCACGAAAGGAGgataaagaaatgttttttgaaGATACAAACTTGAAACTAACATTGATATCTGAAGATATAAAATCCTACTACACAGTACGACAGCTGGAATTGGAAAACCTAACT AGCCAGGAAACTCGAGAGATCCTGCACTTTCACTACACCACCTGGCCGGATTTCGGCGTGCCGGAGTCGCCGGCGTCGTTCCTGAACTTCCTGTTCAAGGTGCGCGAGTCGGGCTCGCTGCGGCCCGGCCAGGGCCCGGCCGTGGTGCACTGCAGCGCCGGCATCGGCCGCTCGGGCACCTTCTGCCTGGTGGacacctgcctgctgctg ATGGACAAACGGAAAGATCCTTCTTCCGTGGATGTCAAGCAGGTTCTCCTGGAAATGAGGAAATACAGGATGGGGCTCATCCAGACTGCAGATCAGCTCCGCTTCTCCTACCTAGCTGTTATTGAGGGGGCAAAATTCATCATGGGAGATGCTTCAGTGCAA gagcagtggaaaGAGCTCTCCAATGAAGACCTGGAGCCACCCCCTGAACACACCCCCCCACCTCCCAGGCCCCCCAAGAGAACCTCAGAGATGCACAACGGGAGGATGCACGAGCACCCCGAGttcctgcccaggcagcaggcagaggaggaggagagcaggagctcagtCAGCAGCGCTGAGGAGACGGCTCCGGACGGCAGAGCCCggccagctgtgccccccagcacagacag cactaGTCTCGACACTGGAGCCCGGAGGAGAACTGTCGGTGAGAGCGCGCGGCTCTCGCCCCGCAAGGAGGAGCCCGGCAAGGAGAGCtcggaggaggaggatgagaaCGTGGTGACCACCTGGAAGCCCTTCCTAGTGAATATCTGCATGTTCACCTTCCTGACAGCAGGAGCTTATCTCTGCTACAGGGTGTGTTTCCATTGA